From Dickeya chrysanthemi NCPPB 402:
CCGTCTGAAATTTCAATGTAAACGGTTTCCTGGTACGGATTGCCGTATCGGGCGGTAACAGGTTTGTATCCAGTTTTTCCACTGGTTTCATCTTTGGCGAAGACGCGGTCGCCGGCTTGAATATGGGCAATGGCTTTGTAGCCGTCTGCCGTTTTGACCAAGGTGCTGCCGTGGAAGGAGCAGGTGTAGGATTTTTGAAGAACTCAGTTCTCAATATTCTGTTTCAAATGAAGGAAAGGTCGTCTGAAAAACAAGCTTAATTTCAGACGACCTTTAATCAAATTTAAGAAAATCCTTTACCAAACAAACGGTTTCCTATTCATATCCGAAAGGTTGTCAACTTCATTATCCAGCAAGAACTGCTCAAAAGCATTCCAACCCTTTTTTTCCACCAATTCTGCTTCCTGTTTATACAACGGGACAAGCAAAGGAAAAACAGTATTGTAGTGTCCGCCATAACAGACCTGAAAATCATCATCGAAATAAAATGGGGCGGAAACATACAGAGCGTCCATTTTGCTACCTTCGATAATTACCCTAGGTAATCGAATAATTTCACCTCTCAAAATAGGTTTTCTATTGTCAATCAAATATTCAGCTACTCCTGATAGAAAAGCTGCAATATTTTCTTTATTCCATTCTTCAGAACAGGTAAAAATTAATTCAAACCTACTCTTATAGTTCAAGTCATATCGATTCAAACCTAAAGTAGAAAAAGTAGTTACCCCTTTATATGGTTGTGATGGGAATACGGAAACGCTGAGATGATAACGTCGATCCAAGCATTTTATACCGCTTTTCGATTTCACCCAAATAATGCTCTAAATGTTC
This genomic window contains:
- a CDS encoding suppressor of fused domain protein produces the protein MKSKSGIKCLDRRYHLSVSVFPSQPYKGVTTFSTLGLNRYDLNYKSRFELIFTCSEEWNKENIAAFLSGVAEYLIDNRKPILRGEIIRLPRVIIEGSKMDALYVSAPFYFDDDFQVCYGGHYNTVFPLLVPLYKQEAELVEKKGWNAFEQFLLDNEVDNLSDMNRKPFVW